From the Caldalkalibacillus uzonensis genome, one window contains:
- a CDS encoding YkuS family protein yields the protein MAKIAVEDSLGNVKQILQENGHEVVSLNGGNVPDCDCCVVSGQDDNVMGMEELATEVSVINAEGLTAEEVLSAVSERLNRK from the coding sequence ATGGCTAAAATCGCGGTGGAAGATAGTTTGGGCAATGTTAAGCAGATTCTCCAAGAAAATGGACATGAAGTTGTCTCTTTAAACGGAGGGAATGTCCCTGACTGTGACTGTTGCGTTGTATCCGGGCAGGACGACAACGTCATGGGCATGGAGGAACTAGCAACCGAAGTTTCCGTCATCAATGCAGAGGGATTAACAGCTGAGGAAGTATTGTCAGCTGTCAGTGAACGATTGAACCGGAAATAA
- a CDS encoding LysR family transcriptional regulator has product MDIQDLIVFKTVAKQGSISRAAQELGYVQSTVTSKIQRLESHFKTPLFYRHRHGVTLTLSGKQLVNYAERILNLVHEAEKVVTDSDVPRGSITIGSMETTAAVRLPDALSVFHSRYPEVDLLLATGPTEELVRKVLHYELDGAFVAGPIRHPDLAQQAIIEEELVLISPRSTDTVSTDEDRYAYSSLEKNTLLVFKQGCSYRKKLEQWLHAENIMPHKIMEFGSLEAIIGCVHAGLGVSLLPKSVIQRITAPKTLVCHAIPIEYGKVTTCFVYRKEMVLTKAVEKLIDTVKMVLENDSASTLKQ; this is encoded by the coding sequence ATGGATATTCAAGACCTTATTGTCTTTAAAACTGTGGCAAAACAGGGGAGCATTTCCCGGGCTGCTCAGGAGTTGGGCTATGTTCAATCCACAGTGACCTCCAAAATACAAAGGCTGGAGTCTCATTTTAAAACGCCTCTTTTTTACCGTCATCGCCATGGAGTGACGTTAACCCTGTCAGGTAAACAGCTGGTTAACTATGCGGAGAGAATTCTGAATTTAGTTCATGAAGCGGAGAAAGTAGTCACCGATTCAGATGTCCCCCGGGGCTCTATTACGATCGGCTCCATGGAGACAACGGCTGCGGTCCGTTTACCAGACGCTCTATCAGTTTTTCATTCCCGCTACCCAGAGGTTGATTTGTTGTTAGCCACCGGTCCAACTGAAGAGCTCGTTAGAAAAGTGTTGCACTATGAACTGGATGGGGCATTTGTGGCGGGCCCGATCCGTCATCCTGATCTTGCCCAACAAGCAATCATTGAAGAAGAATTGGTTCTGATCAGCCCAAGATCCACAGATACCGTTTCTACGGATGAAGATCGTTATGCATATAGTAGTCTGGAAAAAAACACGCTTCTTGTTTTTAAGCAAGGTTGCTCTTATCGAAAAAAGCTGGAGCAATGGTTGCATGCGGAAAATATTATGCCTCACAAGATCATGGAGTTTGGTTCATTGGAAGCGATTATAGGTTGTGTTCATGCTGGATTAGGTGTCTCCCTCTTGCCTAAATCGGTCATTCAGCGTATCACTGCTCCTAAAACATTGGTTTGCCACGCCATACCTATTGAGTATGGCAAAGTGACGACCTGTTTTGTTTATCGTAAGGAAATGGTGTTGACCAAAGCAGTTGAGAAACTGATCGATACTGTAAAAATGGTATTGGAAAACGACTCTGCCTCTACACTTAAACAGTGA
- a CDS encoding YbfB/YjiJ family MFS transporter codes for MNNKAPPLLILAGGMAALMIAMGIGRFAYTAILPPMQSGTGLTDDMAGYLASSNYLGYLLGALAAGLLAGRRQTFFYLLFLLVNIATTIAMGMTSHYGLWLFIRFLSGLTSGIVFVIASSLVLDFLTQNQRLSWSGLFYSGVGMGIVLSGLLVPVLDLYFGWQGAWIGLGVLALALSSLTVTALRGTVSAKREGTGRQLQTPAKHPTKIILPWLIAAYGCEGAGYIVSGTFLVALVQSMPELSSFSALIWVFVGIAAIPSCYIWAFLATKWGNLNTVQLAFFTQMIGVALPVYVPTFFGILSGACLFGATFMGITTLAISEARRLAPSQSGKVIGIMTGVYGIGQMIAPAVAGILISHNGHYDSALLLAAMILLCGMVVLGVGQRLTNRVKPGLTDTPAKDIC; via the coding sequence ATGAACAATAAAGCACCTCCTCTATTGATACTGGCCGGGGGAATGGCCGCTCTTATGATCGCCATGGGGATTGGGCGTTTTGCTTATACTGCCATTCTACCACCGATGCAGTCCGGTACCGGACTGACGGATGACATGGCAGGCTATCTGGCCTCAAGTAATTACTTAGGTTACCTTCTAGGTGCATTGGCAGCCGGATTATTAGCTGGAAGACGTCAGACCTTTTTTTACTTACTTTTTCTTCTGGTCAACATTGCGACGACTATAGCGATGGGTATGACAAGCCATTATGGATTGTGGCTGTTTATCCGTTTTCTGTCAGGGCTGACCAGTGGCATCGTCTTTGTTATAGCTTCCAGTCTTGTTTTGGATTTTCTGACTCAGAACCAGCGTTTGTCTTGGTCAGGGCTGTTTTACAGCGGTGTAGGCATGGGGATTGTGCTCAGTGGATTATTGGTTCCTGTGCTTGACCTCTATTTTGGATGGCAGGGCGCTTGGATCGGCTTAGGTGTCTTGGCCCTCGCCTTGAGCAGCTTAACTGTGACAGCACTGCGAGGAACAGTGTCTGCCAAAAGGGAAGGGACAGGGAGACAACTTCAAACACCTGCCAAACACCCAACCAAGATAATCCTGCCCTGGCTGATTGCCGCTTACGGATGTGAGGGCGCTGGTTATATTGTCAGCGGCACGTTTCTGGTTGCCCTGGTTCAGAGCATGCCTGAACTTTCCTCTTTTTCTGCTTTAATCTGGGTGTTTGTAGGGATTGCCGCCATCCCGTCTTGCTACATTTGGGCCTTCTTGGCAACAAAATGGGGCAATCTCAACACAGTGCAACTCGCTTTCTTCACCCAGATGATCGGTGTTGCCTTGCCCGTTTATGTCCCCACCTTTTTTGGTATCCTTAGCGGTGCCTGCTTGTTTGGCGCAACATTTATGGGCATTACCACGCTAGCGATATCAGAAGCCAGAAGACTTGCACCAAGCCAAAGCGGCAAAGTGATTGGAATCATGACCGGTGTATATGGGATTGGCCAGATGATTGCTCCTGCTGTGGCCGGCATTTTAATCAGCCACAATGGACATTATGACTCTGCTCTGTTATTGGCAGCCATGATTTTGCTTTGTGGCATGGTTGTCTTAGGGGTCGGACAACGGCTAACCAACAGAGTAAAGCCCGGCCTTACTGACACCCCGGCGAAAGACATCTGCTAA
- a CDS encoding 2-hydroxymuconate tautomerase family protein, whose amino-acid sequence MPYVNIKITKEKTPVTVEQKQQLIAGVTNLLKDVLGKNPKTTVVVIDEVATDNWGIGGETVTERRKRGE is encoded by the coding sequence ATGCCTTATGTCAACATTAAGATCACGAAAGAAAAAACGCCTGTGACGGTGGAACAGAAACAACAATTAATTGCTGGAGTCACAAACTTGCTTAAAGATGTCCTCGGGAAGAATCCAAAAACGACGGTGGTTGTCATTGATGAGGTGGCAACCGATAATTGGGGAATCGGGGGCGAAACAGTGACCGAGCGCCGTAAACGAGGGGAATAA
- a CDS encoding M14 family zinc carboxypeptidase, protein MIKQLVAGALALLLLGSSFSAALASPPERWINVNVNEEQEEEKSLFNSEHYDFVKYSKIGAKLKEIEKQSNRVQVEVTGQSANGRALYVVTISDPAEKGRYGKHQSLRRQMFKNPEKAQDWIDRNKDFKVPIMINASIHGTEFVGTDAALQLIERFAFDNDEGTKSILESNILIINVVANPDGRVKATRFNGAGIDLNRDFITQSQPETRQTVELITTWHPLVLLDLHGYVNWVKNKPGLIEPCTPPHNPNYQYDLFIKWALNQAEAMEQEIVSNRDNYEAEVYRNMTGTYIPYRDDTAGWDDYPPIFTPMYAMYHGAYAYTLEAPTNDWDGVRWTYDAVIGALKFVTENRNEMLRDQIEMFKRGINFDHPYHQEGFFPKAYILPVDETDPTVPLKAVRHLQVNDIEVEQARQAFTVDGKTYPAGTFIVKLDQAKAGLINTMLWEGEDITDIIPAMYDISSWSLPLLWGFEAMPTHTEIEVVTSKVNHVQEHGQLVGQGPYLIPNTSVKAVELVNKLLFSGIKVQRASDGNFYVEAQKGNTLKALVKDSGLTLQSAVIPEEAKELQHVKVAILKDGGMNKQQSHAGTRLALERLGFEVTELHPREVANEGLENYDVFIYSATDQLLSLNLSEANREFGLENQAQLDALRENVGQFVDNGGKFIAVGAGGSRAAKSLGLTDVTVETGGGNSNGIVKVIHNESQLTVGYGSEDIGFIYRPVWYTDIDEEKVKIISTFADTPDFFMSGHWKGKEQAQGQPVIIEHRDKDVTLIGLEAGFRNHTDYLFRLLSNAIFR, encoded by the coding sequence ATGATAAAACAACTGGTCGCTGGGGCACTGGCCTTACTTTTGCTCGGCTCTTCCTTTTCAGCTGCTTTAGCCAGCCCCCCTGAAAGATGGATCAATGTTAATGTTAATGAGGAGCAGGAAGAGGAGAAAAGTTTATTTAACAGCGAGCACTATGACTTTGTTAAATATTCAAAAATCGGGGCCAAACTGAAAGAGATTGAGAAGCAAAGCAACCGTGTGCAGGTGGAGGTAACAGGCCAGTCGGCGAACGGCCGTGCCCTTTATGTGGTTACGATTTCCGATCCGGCTGAAAAAGGACGCTACGGCAAGCATCAAAGCTTGAGAAGGCAAATGTTCAAGAATCCGGAAAAAGCACAGGATTGGATTGACCGAAATAAGGATTTTAAAGTGCCCATCATGATCAATGCTTCCATCCATGGAACAGAATTTGTCGGCACCGATGCTGCTCTTCAGCTGATCGAACGTTTTGCCTTTGACAACGATGAGGGAACAAAGAGCATCTTGGAAAGTAACATTCTGATTATCAATGTGGTGGCCAATCCGGACGGGCGGGTCAAAGCCACCCGTTTTAACGGAGCCGGAATTGACCTTAACCGGGATTTTATCACCCAATCTCAGCCTGAAACAAGACAAACTGTAGAACTGATCACCACATGGCATCCTCTGGTCTTACTTGACTTGCATGGTTATGTGAACTGGGTCAAAAACAAACCGGGTCTAATCGAACCATGCACCCCTCCTCATAATCCGAACTATCAATACGATTTGTTTATCAAATGGGCATTAAATCAAGCAGAAGCCATGGAACAAGAGATTGTCAGCAATCGGGACAATTATGAAGCCGAAGTGTATCGAAATATGACAGGCACCTATATCCCCTATCGTGACGATACGGCCGGATGGGACGATTATCCCCCGATCTTTACCCCTATGTATGCCATGTATCACGGGGCTTACGCTTATACCCTGGAGGCACCCACAAATGACTGGGACGGTGTGCGCTGGACCTATGATGCCGTAATTGGGGCCTTAAAGTTTGTCACTGAAAACCGAAATGAGATGCTGAGAGACCAGATCGAAATGTTCAAACGCGGCATCAATTTTGATCATCCTTATCATCAAGAAGGGTTCTTTCCCAAAGCTTATATTTTACCGGTAGATGAAACAGATCCAACGGTGCCCCTTAAAGCTGTTCGTCATCTGCAGGTTAATGATATCGAAGTGGAACAGGCCAGACAAGCGTTTACCGTGGACGGAAAAACTTACCCTGCTGGCACGTTTATCGTTAAATTGGATCAGGCCAAAGCAGGATTAATCAACACCATGTTGTGGGAAGGAGAAGACATTACCGATATTATTCCTGCTATGTATGACATCTCCTCCTGGAGCTTGCCGCTGTTGTGGGGCTTTGAAGCGATGCCAACCCATACTGAGATTGAGGTTGTGACTTCCAAGGTGAATCATGTGCAGGAGCACGGTCAATTGGTTGGCCAAGGACCTTACCTGATTCCAAACACATCAGTCAAAGCGGTTGAACTGGTTAACAAGCTCCTGTTTTCCGGCATTAAAGTTCAAAGAGCTTCCGATGGCAACTTTTATGTTGAAGCCCAAAAGGGCAACACATTGAAAGCATTGGTCAAGGATTCCGGGCTAACCTTACAGTCAGCCGTGATTCCCGAAGAAGCCAAGGAGTTGCAGCATGTTAAGGTTGCCATTTTGAAAGACGGAGGGATGAATAAACAGCAATCCCATGCCGGCACACGATTAGCCTTGGAACGTTTAGGATTTGAAGTGACAGAGCTCCACCCCAGGGAAGTAGCCAATGAAGGACTGGAGAATTACGATGTATTTATCTATAGTGCCACAGATCAATTACTTAGCTTGAATCTAAGTGAGGCAAACCGGGAATTTGGCTTGGAAAATCAAGCCCAACTTGATGCTCTCAGAGAGAATGTTGGTCAGTTTGTGGACAACGGAGGAAAATTCATTGCAGTGGGAGCAGGTGGTTCCCGTGCTGCTAAATCTCTTGGCCTGACGGACGTTACCGTAGAAACAGGCGGTGGAAACAGTAACGGTATCGTCAAGGTGATTCATAACGAATCTCAGCTAACTGTGGGTTATGGCTCCGAAGATATCGGCTTTATCTACCGCCCTGTCTGGTATACTGATATTGATGAGGAAAAAGTAAAGATCATTTCAACGTTTGCTGATACGCCTGACTTCTTTATGTCCGGGCACTGGAAAGGCAAGGAGCAAGCCCAAGGCCAACCGGTTATCATTGAGCACCGGGACAAAGATGTAACGCTGATCGGTCTGGAGGCCGGATTCCGTAATCACACTGACTATCTGTTCCGTTTGCTGTCCAACGCTATATTTAGGTAG
- a CDS encoding GNAT family N-acetyltransferase gives MGYTIQAMTSEHWEQVREIYLEGIKTGMATFETEAPSWYAWDQSHLRHCRLVAKDGETVLGWAALSPVSGRCVYAGVAEVSIYIGQRYRGRGIGTALLQALIKESEDKGIWTLQSGIFPENESSLALHSKCGFREVGRRERIGQLNGVWKDIILMERRSSVVGG, from the coding sequence ATGGGCTATACCATTCAAGCGATGACAAGTGAACATTGGGAACAGGTCCGGGAAATATACTTAGAGGGGATTAAGACAGGGATGGCCACGTTTGAGACGGAGGCTCCCTCATGGTACGCATGGGATCAATCCCATCTTCGGCATTGCCGGCTGGTGGCCAAAGACGGGGAGACTGTCCTGGGGTGGGCAGCCTTGAGTCCAGTATCAGGGCGTTGTGTGTATGCCGGGGTCGCTGAGGTCAGCATCTATATTGGGCAAAGGTACCGTGGGAGGGGAATCGGAACAGCATTGTTACAAGCATTGATTAAAGAATCTGAAGATAAGGGCATTTGGACTTTGCAATCGGGCATTTTTCCGGAGAATGAATCCAGTCTTGCCTTACATAGCAAGTGTGGGTTTAGAGAAGTGGGGAGACGGGAAAGGATCGGACAACTGAATGGAGTGTGGAAAGACATTATTCTGATGGAGCGGCGCAGTTCAGTGGTAGGGGGTTAG
- a CDS encoding TetR/AcrR family transcriptional regulator, with protein sequence MARKFTESEKEVIRTKLIEHGKKLFSQYGLKKTSIAELAAAAGIAQGSFYKFFQSKEELYFAIVEQEEAAIHEALLKHNHVLQNLTKEGLKQFLTDAIALIESNPFFQHMFEEDVVGHLVRKLPPETINEHLNKDAHLFLPLIKQWQADKRIVDLDPQLVLSIFRALILLTGQKRLIGEDLYEQTMDLLITFIADGLIREGDADND encoded by the coding sequence ATGGCCAGAAAATTTACCGAGAGTGAAAAAGAAGTCATCCGGACTAAACTGATTGAACATGGTAAAAAACTGTTTAGTCAGTATGGGCTTAAGAAAACGAGTATCGCTGAATTAGCAGCAGCAGCTGGTATCGCCCAGGGATCATTTTATAAGTTTTTTCAATCGAAAGAAGAACTCTATTTTGCCATTGTTGAGCAAGAAGAGGCCGCTATTCACGAGGCATTACTGAAACACAATCATGTCTTACAAAATCTAACGAAAGAAGGGTTGAAACAATTCCTCACAGATGCGATAGCCCTTATCGAAAGCAATCCTTTTTTCCAGCACATGTTTGAGGAAGATGTAGTCGGCCATCTCGTTAGAAAATTACCGCCTGAAACCATAAACGAGCATTTGAACAAAGATGCTCATTTGTTTCTCCCTCTCATCAAGCAGTGGCAAGCCGACAAGCGTATAGTCGACCTGGATCCCCAGCTCGTTCTCAGCATCTTCCGTGCCTTAATATTATTAACCGGTCAAAAACGATTGATAGGGGAAGATCTGTATGAACAAACCATGGATCTCCTTATCACTTTTATAGCCGACGGATTAATAAGAGAGGGGGATGCTGACAATGATTGA
- a CDS encoding ABC transporter ATP-binding protein: MIEVNRLAYRYPGNTDYTIKGIDFEVNKGEIFGFLGPSGAGKSTILKILIGILKNYEGKVKVAGQEVKQTGADFFEQIGVAFEFPNFYTRFTALENLTFFGSLYSVEKEDPLALLARVGLRDVSHTKVAHFSKGMKMRLNLCRALLHKPQLIFLDEPTSGLDPQNKKMVRDLVLDKKYQGKTIIISTHDMNFAEQICDRVAFIVEGKISLIDSPRRLKIERGHKVLRVEYRANGTTQQADFKLRHIGSNQKFLKLIKEKEIETMHTQETTLEEIFIDVTGRSLS; encoded by the coding sequence ATGATTGAGGTCAACCGCTTGGCATACCGTTACCCAGGTAACACGGACTACACCATAAAAGGGATCGACTTTGAGGTCAATAAAGGGGAAATATTTGGTTTCTTAGGCCCCTCCGGTGCAGGAAAGAGCACCATCCTCAAAATTTTGATCGGCATCCTGAAAAATTACGAGGGCAAAGTGAAGGTAGCGGGTCAAGAAGTGAAGCAGACCGGTGCTGATTTTTTCGAACAGATTGGTGTCGCTTTTGAGTTTCCAAACTTTTATACCCGCTTCACCGCACTGGAAAATCTCACATTTTTCGGTTCCCTGTACTCAGTGGAAAAAGAGGATCCGCTGGCTCTGCTTGCCCGCGTTGGACTCAGAGATGTCTCTCACACGAAAGTAGCCCACTTTTCTAAAGGGATGAAAATGCGCCTCAATCTGTGCCGTGCTTTGCTCCACAAACCACAATTGATCTTTCTGGATGAACCAACCTCAGGCCTCGATCCGCAAAATAAAAAAATGGTCAGAGACTTGGTTTTAGACAAAAAGTACCAGGGAAAAACGATCATCATTTCCACCCACGATATGAACTTTGCTGAACAGATTTGTGACCGGGTGGCCTTTATTGTGGAGGGGAAGATCAGCCTCATTGATTCTCCCCGCCGGCTTAAGATTGAAAGAGGCCACAAGGTGTTACGGGTGGAGTACAGAGCGAATGGAACCACTCAACAAGCGGACTTTAAGCTGCGACATATCGGCAGCAATCAAAAATTCCTTAAGCTGATTAAGGAGAAAGAGATTGAAACCATGCATACCCAAGAAACAACGTTAGAGGAAATCTTTATTGATGTAACGGGGAGATCATTATCATGA
- a CDS encoding fluoroquinolone export ABC transporter permease subunit, whose amino-acid sequence MSTMMALVKQDIKFQVRHGFYLAYAVITMMYIASLSFLPEQAKPLAASLIIFSDPSALGYFFIGGIILLEKGQNIFDNLFVTPVQIRDYIMSKVLSLGLISLITSVIIHGTVFGFAHLTFLFISGVLLTSVLFTLIGMAVAVRCQSLNGFFLLSPLYSVWFCLPLLGFLNIYDSPLYYVLPTQASLLLISSPFSPLEKSLILLLFFTLFSWIGLAYMWAFRSFRHHIVFKMGGSMV is encoded by the coding sequence ATGAGCACAATGATGGCGCTTGTAAAGCAAGATATCAAATTTCAAGTCCGGCATGGATTTTATCTGGCCTACGCTGTGATCACGATGATGTATATTGCCTCGCTTTCCTTTCTGCCAGAACAAGCGAAACCTCTGGCTGCCAGTTTGATAATTTTTTCTGACCCAAGTGCTCTGGGCTATTTCTTTATCGGCGGAATCATCTTGTTGGAGAAGGGACAGAACATCTTCGACAACTTGTTTGTCACCCCGGTTCAAATCCGGGATTATATCATGTCGAAAGTATTGTCGCTGGGGTTGATTTCTTTGATAACCAGTGTGATTATACACGGCACAGTTTTTGGTTTCGCACACCTGACTTTTCTATTCATCTCAGGTGTATTATTGACATCCGTTTTATTTACGTTAATCGGCATGGCAGTGGCTGTACGCTGCCAATCACTCAATGGATTTTTTCTCCTGTCACCGCTATATAGTGTTTGGTTCTGTCTTCCTTTGCTTGGCTTTTTGAACATCTATGATTCGCCGCTATACTACGTGCTTCCTACGCAAGCATCTTTATTATTGATCAGCTCACCTTTTTCTCCGCTGGAAAAAAGCCTGATCCTGCTCCTTTTCTTCACTCTGTTCAGCTGGATCGGACTGGCCTATATGTGGGCGTTCCGTTCATTCCGCCACCATATCGTGTTTAAAATGGGAGGATCAATGGTATGA
- the msrA gene encoding peptide-methionine (S)-S-oxide reductase MsrA, whose amino-acid sequence MTDKQYKLATFAGGCFWCMVPPFEEQEGVIRIVSGYTGGHQPHPTYEEVCVGTTGHYEAVQITYDPERITYDQLLDIFWRQIDPTDPGGQFYDRGDSYRTAIFCHDEEQRQKAEASKQALEERGIFDKPIVTQILPAAPFYPAEEYHQDYHKKNPFRYKLYRLGSGRDEFIKKHWRADRE is encoded by the coding sequence ATGACAGATAAGCAATACAAGTTAGCCACATTTGCCGGGGGATGCTTCTGGTGTATGGTTCCTCCGTTTGAGGAGCAAGAGGGGGTGATCCGCATTGTCTCCGGCTATACTGGCGGTCATCAACCTCATCCCACCTATGAGGAAGTGTGTGTGGGCACAACGGGCCATTATGAAGCGGTCCAAATCACCTATGATCCGGAACGCATCACCTACGATCAACTGTTAGATATCTTTTGGCGGCAAATCGACCCGACTGACCCTGGAGGTCAATTTTATGACCGGGGGGATTCTTACCGTACGGCTATCTTTTGCCATGACGAAGAGCAACGGCAGAAAGCAGAGGCCTCCAAGCAGGCACTAGAGGAGAGGGGCATTTTTGATAAACCGATCGTGACCCAAATTCTCCCTGCTGCTCCATTTTATCCAGCGGAGGAGTACCATCAAGATTATCACAAGAAAAACCCTTTCCGCTACAAGCTGTACCGCCTTGGCTCAGGACGGGACGAGTTTATAAAGAAACATTGGCGAGCGGACAGAGAGTAG
- a CDS encoding PhzF family phenazine biosynthesis isomerase, with the protein MRIYIVDSFTDRPFAGNPAAVCLLDASQSEMWMQQVAAEMNLSETAFVMKKEDGFSLRWFTPEVEVDLCGHATLAAAHILWEKKSVLPEHAIAFHTLSGTLTAKERAGWIEVAEEMPYDYQMFDYIVNNFAFHHFLYKTEALDEVARVIKPNGVFKLRNYVAHDMPRWWIYQYFPSTFEEDLQRFWEKERLFLELSARGFTVQLHVHYRMEESRVADFLPYVENRDISILTLISDEEYFRGLEQMKAEIERDPEATFVQEFAELECLAVKA; encoded by the coding sequence ATGCGTATATATATTGTCGATTCGTTTACTGACCGTCCTTTTGCAGGCAATCCTGCGGCCGTCTGCCTGCTCGATGCCTCCCAGAGTGAGATGTGGATGCAACAGGTGGCTGCAGAAATGAACCTGTCTGAAACGGCTTTTGTGATGAAAAAGGAAGATGGCTTCTCATTAAGATGGTTTACGCCTGAAGTGGAGGTGGATCTCTGCGGGCACGCCACATTAGCTGCGGCTCACATTTTATGGGAGAAAAAAAGCGTTCTTCCAGAGCATGCTATAGCGTTTCACACCTTAAGCGGCACTTTAACCGCCAAGGAGCGGGCCGGCTGGATCGAAGTGGCTGAAGAGATGCCTTATGATTATCAAATGTTTGACTATATCGTCAACAACTTTGCCTTTCATCACTTCCTGTATAAAACGGAAGCCCTGGATGAGGTGGCTCGTGTCATCAAGCCAAACGGTGTGTTTAAGTTGCGCAATTACGTGGCCCATGACATGCCCAGGTGGTGGATCTATCAGTATTTCCCTTCTACTTTTGAAGAAGACCTGCAGCGTTTCTGGGAGAAGGAGCGCCTGTTTCTGGAGCTGTCGGCACGGGGGTTTACGGTGCAGCTGCACGTTCACTACCGGATGGAAGAAAGCCGGGTGGCTGATTTTCTGCCCTACGTGGAGAACAGGGACATCTCTATTCTGACCCTGATCAGTGACGAAGAGTACTTCAGAGGCCTGGAGCAGATGAAAGCAGAGATTGAACGGGATCCTGAGGCCACTTTTGTCCAAGAGTTCGCTGAACTGGAATGTTTGGCGGTCAAAGCATGA
- a CDS encoding aminotransferase A encodes MEHLINAKVRNIQISGIRQFFNKVAEYPDAVQLTIGQPDFPTPEHIKRVGRQAIETNQTTYTPNAGLPQLREAAAQFVEQKYGLRYDPATEVVTTIGASQAIDMTLRTILEPGTEVILPGPVYPAYEPIIRLCGAEPVYVDTSDTNFKIRADRLQEKLSERTRCVILPYPSNPTGCVLDFSEVKAIAEVLQERDVFVLSDEIYSELTYDQPHVSIASIPGMREKTIVINGLSKSHAMTGWRIGFAFAPAYVVEHMLKVHQYNVSCASSISQYAAVEALTNGKDDAHVMREEYRQRRDYVYDRLTAMGIDVVKPAGAFYLFPSIKKYGLSSLEFALKLLEQEKLAVVPGDAFSSYGEGFIRLSYAYGMDTLEEGCKRLEQFVSGLS; translated from the coding sequence ATGGAACATCTCATTAATGCCAAGGTAAGAAATATTCAAATATCAGGGATTCGCCAGTTTTTTAACAAGGTGGCTGAATATCCGGATGCGGTCCAGCTTACCATCGGCCAGCCAGACTTTCCCACACCGGAGCATATTAAACGTGTCGGCCGGCAAGCGATTGAGACTAATCAGACTACTTATACGCCCAATGCCGGTTTACCCCAATTACGGGAAGCAGCGGCCCAATTTGTGGAGCAAAAGTACGGTTTGCGTTACGATCCTGCCACTGAGGTAGTGACCACTATTGGCGCCAGTCAAGCCATTGATATGACCCTAAGAACCATTCTGGAGCCGGGGACAGAGGTCATTTTGCCCGGACCGGTTTATCCCGCCTATGAACCCATTATTCGCTTATGTGGAGCAGAGCCGGTTTATGTGGATACCAGTGACACGAACTTTAAAATCCGGGCCGATCGTTTGCAAGAGAAACTCTCTGAGCGGACCCGCTGCGTGATTCTGCCCTACCCCTCTAATCCGACAGGATGTGTGTTGGATTTCTCTGAAGTGAAAGCGATCGCTGAAGTATTACAAGAGCGGGACGTCTTTGTTCTCTCAGATGAAATCTACAGCGAATTAACTTACGATCAGCCCCATGTTTCCATTGCTTCTATACCTGGCATGCGGGAAAAAACCATTGTGATCAACGGTCTGTCCAAATCCCATGCCATGACCGGCTGGCGGATTGGCTTCGCCTTTGCTCCCGCCTATGTGGTTGAGCATATGCTAAAGGTGCATCAATACAATGTGAGTTGCGCCAGTTCCATCTCCCAGTATGCAGCTGTAGAAGCCTTGACCAATGGTAAAGATGACGCTCATGTGATGCGTGAGGAATACCGGCAGCGCCGGGATTATGTGTATGACCGGTTGACTGCCATGGGGATAGATGTGGTTAAACCTGCGGGAGCCTTTTATTTGTTCCCATCCATCAAAAAATATGGCTTATCCTCGCTTGAATTTGCCCTGAAACTGCTTGAACAAGAGAAGCTGGCTGTTGTTCCGGGAGATGCGTTTTCATCCTACGGGGAAGGATTTATCCGCCTCTCCTATGCGTATGGGATGGACACTTTGGAAGAGGGTTGCAAGCGACTGGAACAATTTGTATCCGGGCTGTCATGA